The following are encoded in a window of Candidatus Omnitrophota bacterium genomic DNA:
- a CDS encoding adenine phosphoribosyltransferase, with product MDLDKVIRKVPNFPKPGVLFYDVTSVFLNPEAFEHVIGHMEEIYRDTELDGVIAIESRGFLLGAPFALRRSVPLVLARKKGKLPGDTVEQIYTLEYGEATLEIHKSDITGGRWLIVDDLIATGGTLEAVAKMIEHQQAEVAGIFAMIGLTFLDYTEKIGRYEPRTLIDYEGEEVEEQ from the coding sequence ATGGATCTGGACAAGGTAATACGCAAAGTACCCAACTTTCCCAAACCGGGAGTGCTTTTTTACGATGTTACCAGCGTGTTCCTCAACCCGGAAGCTTTTGAACATGTTATAGGCCACATGGAGGAGATCTACAGGGATACCGAACTTGACGGCGTGATAGCCATCGAGAGCAGGGGTTTCCTTCTGGGGGCCCCTTTCGCCCTGAGAAGGTCAGTACCCCTGGTTCTGGCGCGGAAAAAAGGCAAGCTCCCCGGAGACACGGTCGAACAGATCTATACCCTGGAATACGGCGAAGCCACCCTTGAGATACACAAATCGGACATAACCGGCGGCAGGTGGCTCATCGTGGACGACCTTATCGCTACCGGCGGTACACTTGAAGCCGTGGCCAAGATGATAGAACATCAGCAGGCGGAAGTTGCCGGTATCTTCGCGATGATAGGACTGACCTTCCTGGACTATACCGAAAAGATAGGCCGGTATGAGCCCCGGACGCTTATCGACTACGAAGGCGAAGAGGTAGAGGAACAGTAA
- a CDS encoding NCS2 family permease — MKTVIMRLFKLEENNTTIKTEVISGVTTFMTMAYIIFVQPAILSQCGMDFGAVMTATCLASALACFLMAFLANYPIALAPAMGHNVYFAFVACPIIASILGADPAVEPWQVALGAIFISGVLFIIFSFFGIRERIISAVPVSLRNGIAVGIGLLIALVGFEWSGVTIAHPVTYVTLGKLNTPPVLLSLFGLAVISVLLARRVTGAILIGIVTTAVVGILTGIIDYQGLTSTIPSLEPTFLRLSFKGALSMGFFELIFVFFFLDLFDTVGTLIGVGEKAGFMKGNEFPRVKQALFSDATATVAGSMLGTSTVTSYIESAAGVSQGGRTGLSNIVTGLLMIAALFFKPIVSMIGGGYELSKGVYLYPVIAPALIIVGCMMISCVKKIDWEDYTEAIPAFLTITVMPFCGFSITEGISFGFISYLLLKGFTGRIKEVHPLIVLFAVLFVLRYVFIFWG, encoded by the coding sequence ATGAAGACCGTTATCATGAGACTCTTCAAGCTTGAAGAGAATAACACCACCATAAAGACCGAAGTGATCTCGGGCGTCACGACCTTCATGACCATGGCGTATATCATATTCGTCCAGCCCGCGATATTATCGCAGTGCGGGATGGATTTCGGGGCTGTGATGACAGCTACCTGTCTTGCAAGCGCCCTTGCGTGTTTTCTGATGGCGTTCTTGGCCAACTACCCGATAGCCCTGGCTCCCGCTATGGGCCATAACGTGTATTTCGCGTTCGTGGCATGTCCGATAATAGCCTCCATATTAGGCGCCGATCCGGCCGTTGAACCTTGGCAGGTGGCCCTAGGGGCGATATTCATCTCCGGTGTTCTTTTCATCATTTTTTCTTTCTTCGGTATCAGGGAGAGAATAATCAGCGCCGTCCCGGTCTCGCTCCGTAACGGTATCGCCGTGGGTATAGGGCTTCTGATAGCGCTGGTGGGCTTCGAGTGGTCCGGGGTGACCATCGCGCATCCGGTGACCTACGTAACCCTGGGCAAGCTCAACACGCCTCCGGTACTCCTTTCGCTTTTCGGGCTTGCGGTGATATCGGTTCTTCTCGCAAGGCGGGTAACCGGCGCTATCCTGATAGGGATAGTAACAACGGCCGTAGTGGGCATCTTAACAGGTATAATCGATTACCAGGGGCTTACGAGCACGATCCCTTCACTTGAGCCGACCTTTCTCAGGCTGAGTTTCAAGGGGGCGCTCAGCATGGGTTTTTTCGAACTTATATTCGTTTTCTTTTTTCTGGACCTTTTTGACACGGTGGGGACGCTTATAGGTGTCGGGGAAAAAGCCGGTTTCATGAAGGGGAACGAATTTCCCAGGGTGAAACAGGCCCTCTTCTCGGATGCCACGGCCACTGTTGCCGGTTCCATGCTGGGGACCTCAACGGTCACAAGTTATATCGAGAGCGCAGCTGGTGTTTCCCAGGGGGGAAGGACGGGTCTTTCCAACATAGTAACGGGTCTATTGATGATAGCGGCGCTTTTCTTCAAACCCATAGTCTCCATGATAGGGGGAGGGTATGAACTTTCAAAAGGGGTCTACCTCTATCCGGTCATCGCGCCCGCGCTTATAATCGTGGGCTGCATGATGATAAGCTGCGTGAAGAAAATAGACTGGGAAGATTACACCGAAGCCATTCCCGCGTTCCTTACGATCACCGTAATGCCTTTCTGCGGCTTCAGCATAACAGAAGGTATTTCTTTCGGGTTCATTTCATACCTTCTGCTCAAGGGCTTTACCGGAAGGATAAAAGAGGTTCATCCGCTTATTGTTCTATTTGCAGTTCTCTTCGTTCTGCGGTATGTTTTTATTTTCTGGGGATAG
- a CDS encoding class I SAM-dependent methyltransferase — protein sequence MLSRAEKKLIEKGVTVSRSKMYKQDKIWSRYSNDKVDIGEQLARVIRTLSKEFALNKDLRALSIGSSDEPQFRILETAFRGGLYLFDLEQAALDLVTERVIRQNTDHVTTILDDYNKVFTSPARTDSFLKNRLGGGRVNLITMHHSLYYCQEEKWHVIMENLYRKILAPKGAMHLVLMSAGCTDRDSTTWLYDHFAGKFFGHKNDQDLIKFKKELGKNPVFSKAQILSRTNRVKFFVDDFEKFMAVVWMILLYPNVHRYTRPQREEIALYVYENFWKRKRPLIQVQDHLAIYKGLTIKGLV from the coding sequence ATGCTCTCAAGAGCCGAGAAAAAGCTCATAGAAAAGGGCGTCACCGTTTCGCGCTCCAAAATGTACAAGCAGGACAAGATATGGTCCAGGTACAGCAACGACAAGGTGGATATAGGCGAGCAGCTTGCCAGGGTCATAAGAACGCTCAGCAAGGAATTCGCCCTTAACAAGGATCTCCGAGCTCTTTCGATCGGTTCAAGCGACGAGCCCCAGTTCAGGATACTTGAGACCGCTTTCAGGGGAGGCCTTTACCTGTTCGATCTTGAACAGGCCGCTCTTGACCTTGTCACCGAACGCGTGATCCGTCAGAACACCGATCACGTAACCACTATACTTGACGATTACAACAAGGTCTTTACAAGCCCTGCCAGGACGGACAGTTTCCTTAAGAACAGGCTCGGCGGAGGCAGGGTGAATCTGATCACCATGCACCACTCTCTCTATTACTGTCAGGAAGAGAAATGGCACGTTATCATGGAGAACCTTTACCGGAAGATACTCGCCCCGAAAGGAGCCATGCACCTTGTGCTCATGTCCGCCGGATGTACTGACAGGGATTCAACTACCTGGCTGTACGACCATTTCGCGGGCAAGTTCTTCGGCCACAAGAACGACCAGGACCTCATCAAGTTCAAGAAAGAGCTCGGCAAAAACCCGGTCTTCAGCAAGGCCCAGATACTTTCAAGGACGAACCGCGTGAAATTCTTCGTCGATGATTTTGAAAAGTTCATGGCGGTCGTGTGGATGATACTTCTGTATCCTAACGTTCACAGATACACCAGACCCCAGAGGGAAGAGATCGCTCTGTACGTTTACGAGAACTTCTGGAAGAGGAAGAGACCTCTCATACAGGTTCAGGATCATCTGGCGATATACAAGGGGCTGACCATCAAAGGTCTGGTATGA
- a CDS encoding family 10 glycosylhydrolase, translating to MRKTLYILLSIILVFSGGSNCRGDRAQEDLPRLGVWITVFSPEKVLFSRESADRLLRTCLKTGVKDIYLQIYRADKAYYDSDITDRSSYEKMVLQAGTDPVDYILREAREKGLRVHAWINLLSIAHNDEANIIKRFGKDVITVDQHGRTSLKGRKKDRLDDYYIRENQLFLEPGDERVRAYLEDIAVEIVRRYPLLAGLHLDYIRYPVIVPFVPGSRFTSHGISYGYTERNLRNFRDKTGLDASKMEGSRQNFKKWDDWRRDQVTALVGDISRAVKEVSPLLEISCTIVPSMERTYLVTLQDWTVWLQEGYADYVVAMNYTDDLDLLKLNAKSLLLPGFEKEVHMGVGAYLLKQEPELIEEEIGLLLGLSPGGIVIFSYDDLAGNGRLQEYLAGKFLPEED from the coding sequence ATGCGAAAGACACTTTATATATTGCTGTCCATCATCCTCGTATTCTCGGGAGGATCGAACTGCCGGGGGGATCGGGCTCAGGAAGACCTTCCCCGTCTGGGGGTATGGATAACCGTTTTCTCGCCGGAAAAAGTGCTTTTTTCCAGAGAAAGCGCCGACCGCCTCCTCCGGACCTGCCTCAAGACGGGTGTGAAGGATATTTACCTTCAGATATACAGGGCCGATAAAGCTTATTACGACTCCGATATAACCGATAGAAGCTCCTACGAGAAAATGGTCCTTCAGGCGGGTACCGATCCGGTTGATTATATTCTAAGAGAAGCCCGGGAAAAAGGCCTCAGGGTGCATGCGTGGATCAACCTCCTGAGCATCGCTCACAACGATGAGGCCAACATCATCAAAAGATTCGGAAAAGACGTCATAACGGTCGACCAGCATGGGAGGACATCCTTAAAAGGACGTAAAAAGGACCGGCTCGACGATTATTATATCCGCGAGAACCAGCTTTTCCTGGAACCGGGGGACGAGCGCGTACGCGCCTACCTCGAGGATATAGCGGTAGAGATCGTCCGCAGATACCCGCTCCTGGCGGGTCTTCATCTCGATTACATAAGGTATCCTGTGATAGTTCCTTTCGTCCCGGGATCAAGGTTCACCTCCCACGGTATATCCTACGGTTACACCGAAAGGAACCTGCGGAACTTCAGGGACAAGACGGGTCTGGACGCCAGTAAGATGGAAGGAAGTCGTCAGAACTTCAAAAAATGGGATGACTGGCGCAGGGACCAGGTAACCGCCCTGGTCGGGGATATTTCCCGGGCAGTAAAGGAAGTCTCCCCTCTTCTGGAGATATCCTGCACCATAGTTCCCTCCATGGAAAGGACTTACCTTGTAACGCTTCAGGACTGGACGGTCTGGCTCCAGGAGGGTTACGCCGATTACGTGGTCGCCATGAACTATACAGACGACCTCGATCTATTGAAGCTTAACGCAAAGAGCCTGCTTCTTCCGGGATTCGAGAAAGAGGTCCACATGGGGGTAGGCGCTTATCTTCTGAAGCAGGAACCGGAACTGATCGAGGAGGAAATAGGCCTTCTTCTCGGGCTTTCCCCCGGAGGCATAGTGATATTCAGTTATGATGACCTGGCCGGGAACGGCCGACTCCAGGAATACCTGGCCGGGAAGTTCCTGCCGGAGGAGGATTGA
- a CDS encoding threonylcarbamoyl-AMP synthase, with the protein MKPRVLKIDPRKIDLSLIKEAARVITGRGLVAFPTETVYGLGANALDPDAVTGIFEAKRRPLDDPLIVHISRMEEVHELSGEIPARAEKLLGRFWPGPLTVVLRKSEKVPDIVTTGLETVAIRMPSNPIARKLIEVAAVPIAAPSANLFGRPSPTSASHVIEDLRGRIDLVLDGGKTDIGVESTVVEFMEDEVLLLRPGGIDLEDIRDVLGDTEVTVGAGDEESTPGKYPQHYSPRAAVRVVEPGSRQLDRALEALSRARSGGKRVGVMALAEHAGDFGPFDVKVLGPRDEPRVCASRLFHILREFDAEKVDVIVAEGISEKGLGRAVMNRLRKAAGPDLSR; encoded by the coding sequence ATGAAACCCCGCGTACTCAAGATCGATCCACGGAAAATAGACCTTTCTCTTATAAAAGAGGCCGCACGGGTCATTACCGGCAGGGGGCTTGTCGCGTTCCCGACCGAGACCGTGTACGGTCTCGGCGCCAACGCGCTCGATCCTGACGCGGTAACAGGCATATTCGAAGCGAAAAGACGCCCTCTTGACGACCCGCTTATCGTGCATATATCGCGCATGGAGGAGGTTCACGAATTATCCGGGGAAATCCCCGCCAGAGCGGAAAAACTCCTTGGACGGTTCTGGCCCGGTCCGCTTACCGTAGTCCTCAGAAAATCCGAAAAGGTGCCGGATATAGTCACGACCGGGCTCGAGACGGTCGCGATACGCATGCCCTCCAATCCCATCGCCAGGAAACTCATAGAAGTGGCGGCAGTGCCGATAGCCGCGCCTTCGGCTAACCTGTTCGGACGTCCCTCCCCGACAAGCGCCTCCCATGTCATCGAGGACCTCCGGGGACGCATAGACCTGGTGCTTGACGGGGGAAAGACGGATATTGGGGTCGAATCCACCGTAGTCGAGTTCATGGAAGATGAGGTGCTGCTCTTGAGACCCGGCGGGATAGACCTTGAAGACATCCGCGACGTATTGGGCGATACGGAGGTAACCGTAGGAGCCGGCGACGAGGAGAGTACGCCGGGAAAGTATCCCCAGCATTATTCACCACGGGCCGCGGTGCGCGTGGTGGAGCCAGGCTCCCGCCAGTTGGACAGGGCCCTCGAGGCTTTATCCCGGGCGAGATCGGGCGGTAAAAGGGTCGGCGTCATGGCCCTTGCCGAACACGCCGGAGACTTTGGACCGTTCGATGTCAAGGTTCTGGGACCCCGGGATGAGCCGCGCGTCTGCGCTTCCAGGCTTTTCCACATACTTAGGGAATTCGACGCGGAAAAAGTGGATGTTATCGTGGCTGAAGGTATTTCCGAAAAGGGTCTGGGAAGAGCCGTAATGAACAGGCTGCGTAAAGCTGCGGGGCCGGATCTCTCCCGATAG
- a CDS encoding phosphoribosylaminoimidazolesuccinocarboxamide synthase, producing MDLAGVPLFKEGKVRNVYDLGDELLFVVTDRISAFDVIMSNGIPEKGKVLNMISAFWFDFTRDIMDNHMITVDVDSIIEQKKELASYREDLAGRSMLVRKAEPVPVECIVRGYISGSGWKDYQKTGEVSGIKLPEGLRLSDKLERPIFTPSTKAESGHDENISQDEMKETVGEEVFELLKRKSIEIYTKASEYAREKGIIIADTKFEFGRIGDKIILMDEALTPDSSRFWPVDDYQPGRPQKSFDKQFVRDYLETIDWDKTPPGPELPDEIVTRTREKYIQAYKILTGKDLQ from the coding sequence ATGGACTTGGCCGGAGTGCCCCTTTTCAAGGAGGGTAAGGTCCGTAACGTGTATGATCTGGGGGATGAACTGCTTTTCGTGGTAACCGACAGGATATCCGCTTTCGACGTGATCATGTCAAACGGTATACCGGAGAAGGGAAAGGTCCTTAACATGATATCGGCCTTCTGGTTCGATTTTACAAGGGATATCATGGACAACCATATGATCACCGTTGACGTGGACAGTATCATTGAACAGAAGAAGGAACTCGCCTCTTACAGGGAAGACCTCGCGGGAAGGTCCATGCTCGTCAGAAAAGCTGAACCGGTACCGGTCGAATGCATCGTAAGGGGTTATATCTCAGGTTCCGGATGGAAAGATTACCAGAAGACGGGCGAGGTTTCCGGGATAAAGCTGCCCGAAGGGCTTCGCCTCAGCGATAAACTTGAGCGACCCATATTCACTCCTTCCACAAAAGCCGAGTCCGGGCACGACGAGAACATTTCACAGGATGAGATGAAAGAGACTGTCGGCGAAGAGGTCTTTGAGCTTCTCAAGCGGAAGAGCATAGAGATCTATACCAAGGCCAGCGAATACGCCCGCGAAAAGGGCATCATAATAGCCGATACCAAGTTCGAGTTCGGCCGGATAGGTGATAAGATCATCCTTATGGATGAAGCGCTCACGCCGGATTCCTCCAGGTTCTGGCCCGTGGATGACTACCAGCCGGGAAGACCCCAGAAGAGTTTCGATAAACAGTTCGTGAGGGATTATCTTGAGACCATAGACTGGGATAAAACCCCTCCGGGGCCTGAACTTCCGGATGAGATAGTCACCAGGACACGCGAGAAATACATTCAGGCTTACAAGATACTTACCGGCAAAGATTTACAGTAG
- a CDS encoding phosphoenolpyruvate carboxykinase (GTP), with protein sequence MKAEYKELLLDKCGEENFRKLEELDNPKMHEFVAKYVELCQPDSVFVRTDSPEDAEYLRNRAIQLGEEKKLSTEGHTVHFDGYFDQARDKANTKYLLRPDEVLGSDIKSEDREKGLKEVHELLKGSMKGKQMYVGFFCLGPTDSVFSISAVQITDSTYVAHSESILYRSGYEQFRKLGDSGRFFRFLHSAGKLEDGVSKDVYNRRVYIDLSEEMVYSTNTQYAGNTVGLKKLAMRLAIKRASEEGWLTEHMFVMGVYGPDRKRLTYFTGSFPSACGKTATAMLEGERIIGDDIAYIRNVEGKIRSVNVEKGIFGIIQDVSRKNDPAIFEALTSPGEIIFSNVLVDNNNDPRWLGDGRPAPEEGVNFSGEWFQGKKGPDDRQVPYAHKNARYTIRIGELNNCDENIENPEGVEVGGIIYGGRDSDTNMPVEQSFNWEHGILTQAATIESETTAATLGQEGVRKFNLMANLDFLSIPIGRYIQNNLDIVKGVENPPLIFHVNYFLKGKDGKYLNSIKDKHVWVKWMELRVNGEAEAIKTPCGYIPRYEDLLGLFKEVIGDDYTKAQYEEQFTLRIPERLAKKERIMNIYHTKVFDTPHIFLKTMEEQKKRLEECRKKHGDYVSPFVFEKKSESQ encoded by the coding sequence ATGAAAGCTGAATATAAAGAACTATTGCTTGATAAATGCGGCGAAGAGAACTTCAGGAAACTGGAGGAGCTTGATAACCCGAAAATGCACGAATTTGTGGCTAAATACGTGGAACTTTGCCAGCCCGATTCGGTCTTCGTGAGGACTGATTCTCCCGAGGACGCCGAGTACCTTCGTAATCGCGCGATCCAGCTGGGAGAGGAGAAGAAGCTGTCCACCGAAGGTCATACCGTTCATTTCGACGGATATTTCGATCAAGCGAGGGACAAGGCCAACACGAAATACCTGTTGAGGCCTGATGAGGTGCTGGGTTCGGACATCAAGTCAGAAGACCGGGAAAAGGGCCTTAAAGAGGTGCACGAGCTTTTAAAGGGGTCCATGAAAGGTAAGCAGATGTATGTCGGTTTCTTCTGCCTGGGGCCGACCGATTCGGTATTTTCCATCTCGGCAGTACAGATAACCGATTCGACCTATGTAGCGCATTCGGAAAGCATCTTGTACCGGAGCGGTTATGAACAGTTCCGTAAGCTGGGAGATTCCGGCAGGTTCTTCCGCTTTCTGCACAGTGCCGGCAAGCTTGAGGACGGGGTCAGCAAGGACGTATATAACCGACGCGTTTACATAGACCTTTCGGAGGAAATGGTCTACAGCACCAACACACAGTACGCGGGTAACACGGTCGGTCTTAAGAAACTGGCCATGCGGCTTGCCATAAAAAGGGCCTCCGAGGAAGGGTGGCTCACCGAACACATGTTCGTTATGGGCGTCTACGGACCCGACAGGAAAAGACTCACTTACTTCACAGGCTCCTTCCCGAGCGCCTGTGGCAAGACCGCGACGGCCATGCTTGAGGGCGAACGCATCATCGGCGATGATATCGCTTATATCCGTAACGTTGAGGGCAAAATACGGTCGGTGAACGTGGAAAAGGGGATTTTCGGCATAATCCAGGACGTCAGCAGGAAGAACGACCCGGCGATATTCGAGGCTCTTACCTCCCCGGGGGAGATCATCTTCTCCAACGTACTGGTCGATAACAACAACGATCCGAGATGGCTGGGCGACGGGCGGCCCGCTCCCGAAGAAGGCGTCAACTTCTCCGGCGAATGGTTCCAGGGAAAGAAGGGTCCCGATGACAGGCAGGTGCCCTACGCTCACAAGAACGCCCGTTATACCATAAGGATAGGCGAACTGAACAACTGTGATGAAAATATTGAAAATCCCGAAGGCGTGGAAGTCGGGGGGATAATATACGGCGGGAGGGATTCCGATACCAATATGCCCGTGGAACAGTCATTTAACTGGGAGCACGGTATACTCACCCAGGCGGCGACCATAGAATCCGAGACCACTGCCGCGACGCTGGGCCAGGAGGGCGTACGAAAGTTCAACCTCATGGCCAACCTTGACTTTTTGTCGATACCGATAGGCAGGTATATACAGAACAACCTCGATATAGTCAAGGGGGTCGAGAATCCTCCTCTTATTTTCCATGTTAATTATTTCCTCAAGGGCAAGGACGGTAAGTACCTTAACAGCATAAAGGACAAGCATGTCTGGGTCAAATGGATGGAACTGCGCGTCAATGGCGAAGCCGAGGCGATAAAAACCCCGTGCGGATACATCCCCAGATACGAGGACCTTCTCGGGCTGTTCAAGGAAGTTATCGGCGATGATTACACCAAGGCCCAGTACGAAGAGCAGTTCACCCTGAGGATACCGGAACGCCTGGCCAAGAAGGAAAGAATAATGAACATATATCACACGAAAGTCTTCGATACCCCGCATATCTTCTTGAAGACCATGGAGGAGCAGAAGAAGAGACTGGAGGAATGCAGGAAAAAGCACGGCGATTATGTCTCGCCTTTCGTGTTCGAGAAGAAGAGCGAATCACAGTAA
- a CDS encoding endonuclease V: protein MRYTDLHKWDVSPKEAVLIQKKIRDRILLKPLEMDKIHLIAGVDVSVKEGFSKAAIVVLSYPGLEKLEQVTRKRKTSFPYVPGLLTFREGPVILECLETLSVEPDLFIFDGQGLAHPRRTGLASHMGVIIGKPSIGSAKSHLYGDFTPPGTERGDRSIITDTDGTPLGAVLRTRRATKPVYVSPGNLSDINTSVEMILSCSPRYKIPEPIRAAHQAASLVRK from the coding sequence ATGCGATACACTGATCTTCATAAATGGGACGTATCCCCCAAGGAAGCGGTACTGATCCAGAAGAAAATACGCGATCGGATACTACTGAAACCGCTGGAAATGGACAAGATCCACCTGATAGCGGGAGTGGATGTTTCGGTCAAAGAGGGTTTCTCCAAAGCGGCGATCGTGGTGCTCTCCTATCCCGGATTGGAAAAACTCGAGCAGGTCACTCGGAAACGGAAGACATCTTTCCCCTACGTCCCGGGGCTACTCACCTTCAGAGAAGGCCCCGTCATACTGGAATGCCTGGAGACTCTCAGTGTCGAGCCTGATCTATTCATCTTCGACGGACAGGGCCTGGCACATCCGCGCAGAACCGGACTTGCTTCGCACATGGGGGTTATAATTGGTAAACCCAGCATAGGCTCCGCCAAGAGCCACCTTTACGGCGATTTCACGCCACCCGGAACTGAAAGAGGCGACCGTTCGATCATTACCGATACCGACGGCACCCCCCTTGGGGCGGTTCTGCGCACACGCAGGGCAACCAAACCCGTCTATGTTTCACCGGGGAACTTAAGCGACATAAATACGTCGGTAGAGATGATACTTTCCTGTTCGCCGAGATATAAGATACCCGAACCGATACGGGCGGCGCACCAGGCCGCCTCGCTGGTAAGGAAGTAG
- a CDS encoding elongation factor P has translation MKQAADVKVGNLLLIEGRIYKVEEVEVKGSAKVHKTVNLKMRDILEGKYMEHTYQQEDKLEEADVKNHKALYSYTDGNSYFFIDEETYENYEVSSDIIGDKAVFLKENEKYQVSIYEGRPIDVIFPGRIRLKVRTAPPGLHGQDVTTYKQVTLENGMEIDTPQFIEEGDVVEVDTETGKYIDRVQD, from the coding sequence ATGAAACAGGCAGCAGATGTCAAAGTCGGCAATCTCCTTTTGATAGAGGGCAGGATCTACAAGGTCGAGGAGGTCGAGGTCAAGGGGTCCGCAAAAGTCCATAAAACGGTGAACCTCAAGATGCGCGACATTCTCGAAGGCAAATACATGGAACACACTTACCAGCAGGAAGACAAACTTGAAGAAGCCGACGTAAAGAACCACAAGGCCCTTTATTCGTATACCGACGGCAACAGTTATTTCTTCATAGACGAGGAAACTTACGAGAACTACGAGGTAAGCTCCGACATCATCGGGGACAAGGCCGTCTTTCTGAAGGAGAACGAGAAATACCAGGTAAGTATATATGAAGGCCGCCCCATAGATGTCATATTCCCCGGAAGGATACGCCTCAAGGTAAGGACCGCCCCGCCCGGTCTCCACGGCCAGGATGTTACCACCTACAAGCAGGTGACCCTGGAGAACGGCATGGAGATAGACACTCCCCAGTTCATCGAAGAAGGCGACGTCGTCGAGGTTGATACTGAAACGGGAAAGTACATAGACCGGGTCCAGGACTAG
- a CDS encoding lipoate--protein ligase family protein codes for MKIVNFRCDTPEENIALDEMLLLQAEEGKAGPSLRLWQSDEYFVVVGRSGRIRQECELDNCQRDKVKIIRRTSGGGSVLQGPGCLNFSLVLPYSFQEEYNDINSSYRVVLGRIADKFRLKGLDIQFMPLCDLALGGRKVSGNAQARKKIFFLIHGTFLYGLDTSRVSSYLKHPLREPSYRERRAHDEFLVNVPVGPGEAAEVIKSAFSPFGGTHKLSEQDEKELRCLAKEKYSLREWNYAF; via the coding sequence ATGAAGATCGTAAATTTTCGCTGCGATACCCCCGAAGAGAACATCGCCCTGGACGAAATGCTTCTTCTTCAGGCCGAAGAGGGTAAAGCCGGACCCTCCTTAAGGCTCTGGCAGTCGGATGAATATTTCGTTGTGGTGGGAAGGTCCGGCCGGATCCGTCAGGAATGCGAGCTTGATAACTGCCAGAGGGACAAGGTCAAGATCATTCGGCGCACTTCCGGGGGAGGAAGCGTGCTTCAGGGGCCGGGGTGCCTGAACTTCTCACTGGTTTTGCCATACTCCTTTCAGGAGGAATATAATGATATCAATTCTTCTTACCGTGTTGTCCTGGGCCGGATCGCTGATAAGTTCCGGCTAAAGGGTCTTGACATCCAGTTCATGCCGCTCTGCGACCTCGCACTGGGCGGCAGGAAGGTCTCGGGTAACGCCCAGGCGCGGAAGAAGATATTTTTTCTGATCCACGGCACTTTTTTATATGGCCTTGATACTTCAAGGGTCAGTTCCTATCTAAAGCATCCACTGAGGGAACCTTCTTACAGAGAGAGAAGGGCGCATGATGAATTTCTTGTAAATGTGCCCGTAGGGCCCGGTGAAGCGGCTGAAGTGATAAAAAGCGCCTTCAGTCCCTTTGGGGGCACCCACAAGCTAAGTGAACAGGACGAAAAAGAGCTCAGGTGCCTGGCAAAAGAGAAATATTCGCTCAGAGAATGGAATTACGCGTTCTGA